A section of the Megalobrama amblycephala isolate DHTTF-2021 unplaced genomic scaffold, ASM1881202v1 scaffold552, whole genome shotgun sequence genome encodes:
- the LOC125262012 gene encoding E3 ubiquitin/ISG15 ligase TRIM25-like: protein MAEASISWAEDQFRCSVCLDLLKDPVTISCGHSYCTECISGCWGEEDWKGIYSCPQCRKTFTPRPVLGKNVVIAEMVEKLNAMRLQSAPVPPPVPAFRHHHHTVSGDVQCNSCTGIKQKAMKSCLECRSSYCPNHLEQHENLFKDKGHNLMDANGRLHEMICPRHNKILEIYCHTDQQCICTLCLMDEHKNHDTVSTAAARTEKQQHFEETLIKIQKIIQQKEKDLHQLREAVASHKASLEKKRSLTVKDSERIFTELIRSIERRRSEVTQLIRDQERVAVSRAEERLERLEQEINDLRWRDAELKQLSQTQDHVHFFRVCFSAFLSGSTDGITEGSQLSFDNVEKTVSKLKDKLQQFSIETKENIYGRVKTIQVIGAPEFQTREEFIQYTRLLTLDLNSVNYLLYLSEGNTMITVADTVQSYPDHPDRFDIWTEALCRENVCGRCYWEVEWAGDGRLGVDIGVTYKSISRKGDGPESAAGRNDQSWSLFCSPDYCSFWHNNIEAILPVVNISSRIGVYVDESAGILSFYSVSDTMSLIHRVQTTFTEMLYAVFGCDRHSTVELCCLTN, encoded by the exons ATGGCAGAAGCCAGTATCTCATGGGCTGAAGATCAGTTCAGATGTTCAGTGTGTCTGGATCTactgaaggatccagtgacgatttcctgtggacacagttactgtacgGAATGCATCTCAGGTTGCTGGGGTGAAGAGGATTGGAAGGGAATCTACAGCTGCCCTCAGTGCAGAAAAACCTTCACGCCAAGACCAGTTTTAGGTAAGAATGTGGTGATTGCTGAaatggtggagaaactgaaTGCGATGAGACTCCAATCTGCTCCTGTTCCTCCTCCTGTTCCTGCTTttcgtcatcatcatcacactGTATCTGGAGACGTGCAGTGCAACTCTTGCACTGGAATAAAACAGAAAGCAATGAAGTCGTGCCTGGAGTGCCGAAGCTCTTACTGTCCAAATCACCTTGAACAGCATGAGAATCTCTTCAAAGATAAAGGACACAATCTGATGGATGCCAATGGACGACTGCATGAGATGATCTGCCCTAGACATAATAAAATTCTGGAAATTTACTGCCATACTGACCAGCAGTGTATCTGTACACTTTGTTTGATGGATGAACACAAAAATCATGACACTGTGTCAACTGCAGCTGcgaggacagagaaacag CAACATTTTGAGGAAACTCTGATAAAAATCCAGAAGATAATCCAGCAGAAAGAGAAAGATCTTCATCAGCTGCGAGAGGCTGTGGCATCTCATAAGGCGAgtttggagaagaagagaagtttga CAGTGAAGGACAGCgagaggatcttcactgagctcatccgctccattgagagacGTCGTTCTGAGGTGACAcagctgatcagagatcaggaacgagttgcagtgagtcgagctgaagaACGACTGGAGCgtctggagcaggagatcaatgatctgaggtGGAGAGATGCTGAGCTGAAGCAGCTTTCACAAACACAGGATCATGTTCATTTCTT TAGAGTTTGTTTTTCTGCCTTTCTCTCTGGATCTACAGATGGAATCACTGAGGGTTCACAGCTATCTTTTGACAATGTAGAGAAAACCGTCTCTAAACTCAAAGACAAACTGCAGCAGTTCTCCATAGAGACTAAAGAAAACATATATGGAAGAG TGAAAACCATACAGGTCATTGGTGCTCCTGAATTTCAGACCAGAGAGGAGTTTATACAAT atacCCGTCTGTTGACTCTGGATCTGAACTCAGTAAATTATTTGCTCTATCTGTCTGAGGGAAACACAATGATCACTGTTGCTGACACAGTCcagtcgtatcctgatcatccagacagatttgatatTTGGACAGAGGCATTGTGTAGAGAGAAtgtgtgtggacgctgttactgggaggtgGAGTGGGCTGGTGATGGGAGATTAGGAGTAGATATAGGAGTgacatataagagcatcagcaggaaagGAGATGGTCCAGAAAGTGCAGCTGGACGTAacgatcagtcctggagtttgttctgctctccagACTATTGCTCATTCTGGCACAATAACATTGAGGCAATCCTTCCTGTAGTCAATATCTCcagtagaataggagtgtatgtggatgaAAGCGCAGGGATTTTATCCTTCTACAGTGTctcagacacaatgagcctcatccacagagtccagaccacattcactgaGATGCTCTATGCTGTGTTTGGATGTGATAGACACTCAACAGTGGAACTGTGTTGTCTAACCAATTAA